The proteins below are encoded in one region of Synechococcus sp. MU1643:
- the psaJ gene encoding photosystem I reaction center subunit IX — MNKFLTAAPVVAAIWFTATAGILIEWNRFFPDLLFHPM, encoded by the coding sequence ATGAACAAGTTTCTGACCGCAGCTCCAGTGGTTGCAGCCATCTGGTTCACAGCCACCGCAGGAATCCTGATCGAGTGGAACCGCTTCTTCCCCGATCTTCTCTTCCACCCGATGTGA
- a CDS encoding Ppx/GppA phosphatase family protein — MAAVDPKLRTFRIIQAEKATTRLGERDSETGELTSAAMQRGLEALRQFKDLAASHRVEQIVTAATSAVREAPNGRDFLQTILDDLGMEVDLVSGPEEARLIYLGVLSGMPFGDRPHLLLDIGGGSTELILADGRDARALTSTRVGAVRLQRDFVRDDPMPPQRRSFLQAFIQGSLEPAVDKVRRRIKPGETAVLVATSGTAMAIGSLAASEEERPPRKLHGYRVTRQRLDKVVDRLIRMTPAQRRELAPINDRRAEIIVPGALILQTTMKMLGVEDLVLSERALREGLIVDWMLRQGLLEDRFSFQSSIRQRTVIHQVQRFGVNQSRAERVASHALILYDATRGVMHDDSGEGRELLWAAAMLHSCGQHINISAYHKHTWYLIRHGELLGYSEAEHLMVAAIARYHRRSLPKKRHESWQLVATRENRRCVLQMALLLRLAAALDRRPEPVISALRIHAVKGTLDLEIVPERVNQNVSLEQWSLESCAEVVKEAVGVNLRVSVQG; from the coding sequence GTGGCAGCTGTTGATCCGAAGCTGCGCACGTTTCGGATCATCCAGGCTGAAAAGGCCACCACGCGTCTGGGGGAGCGTGATTCCGAGACTGGTGAGCTGACATCGGCGGCGATGCAACGAGGGCTGGAAGCTCTGCGCCAGTTCAAAGATCTCGCCGCCAGTCACCGGGTTGAGCAGATTGTGACGGCCGCGACGAGTGCCGTTCGTGAAGCGCCCAATGGTCGCGATTTCCTCCAGACCATTCTCGACGATCTGGGGATGGAGGTGGATTTGGTCAGCGGCCCCGAGGAGGCCCGGCTGATCTACTTGGGCGTCCTCTCAGGAATGCCATTTGGAGATCGTCCGCATCTTCTGCTCGACATCGGAGGTGGCTCCACGGAACTGATCCTTGCCGATGGTCGTGATGCGCGCGCCCTCACCAGCACCCGTGTGGGGGCTGTGCGACTCCAGCGGGACTTTGTTCGAGATGATCCGATGCCCCCCCAACGTCGATCGTTTCTTCAGGCTTTCATTCAGGGGTCGCTTGAACCTGCGGTCGACAAAGTGCGTCGCAGGATCAAACCCGGTGAAACTGCTGTGTTGGTGGCCACCAGCGGCACGGCCATGGCGATTGGCTCCCTTGCTGCGAGTGAAGAGGAGCGTCCACCCCGCAAATTGCATGGCTACCGCGTCACCCGGCAGCGCCTGGACAAGGTGGTTGATCGTCTGATCAGGATGACCCCTGCGCAGCGGAGGGAGTTGGCTCCCATCAATGACCGTCGGGCCGAAATCATTGTTCCCGGCGCGCTGATCCTTCAAACCACCATGAAGATGCTGGGTGTGGAGGACTTGGTGCTGAGTGAGCGTGCGCTTAGAGAAGGGCTGATCGTTGATTGGATGCTTCGCCAGGGTCTCCTGGAAGACCGCTTCAGCTTTCAGAGCAGCATCAGGCAACGCACCGTGATTCATCAGGTGCAGCGCTTTGGGGTGAACCAGAGCAGGGCTGAACGGGTCGCCAGCCATGCCCTAATCCTCTACGACGCCACGCGAGGAGTGATGCATGACGACAGCGGCGAAGGTCGCGAACTGCTTTGGGCTGCCGCCATGCTTCATTCCTGTGGCCAGCACATCAACATCAGCGCTTACCACAAGCACACCTGGTACTTGATTCGTCATGGTGAGCTGCTGGGTTATTCCGAAGCGGAGCATCTGATGGTGGCAGCGATTGCTCGCTATCACCGCCGCAGCTTGCCGAAGAAACGCCATGAGTCTTGGCAGCTTGTAGCCACCCGAGAAAACCGTCGTTGCGTTCTTCAGATGGCCCTGCTGCTGCGCTTGGCTGCGGCCCTGGATCGCAGGCCTGAACCGGTGATTTCAGCACTCCGCATTCATGCGGTGAAGGGAACTCTGGATCTGGAAATCGTCCCTGAGCGGGTCAACCAGAACGTCAGCCTTGAGCAGTGGAGCTTGGAGAGCTGCGCTGAGGTGGTGAAGGAAGCGGTCGGGGTGAATCTGCGCGTCAGCGTTCAGGGTTGA
- a CDS encoding Photosystem I reaction center subunit III, with the protein MRRLFAVVLSALLVFGFAPVAKADVAGLTPCSESARFQQRAAAASTPQAKARFEMYSQASCGEDGLPHLIVDGRWSHAGDFVYPGIMFLYVAGCIGWAGREYLKATRGKTAAQYEIFIDRSIAFKSLLAAATWPLAAFGEFTSGKLLEDDSKVTVSPR; encoded by the coding sequence ATGCGTCGTCTCTTCGCCGTCGTGCTTTCAGCACTCCTGGTGTTCGGCTTCGCCCCCGTCGCCAAGGCGGATGTGGCTGGCCTGACACCTTGTTCTGAAAGCGCCCGCTTCCAGCAGCGTGCCGCTGCCGCTTCAACGCCTCAGGCCAAAGCCCGCTTCGAGATGTACAGCCAGGCCTCCTGTGGTGAAGATGGTCTTCCCCACTTGATCGTCGATGGCCGCTGGAGCCATGCCGGTGATTTTGTCTATCCCGGGATCATGTTCTTGTACGTCGCCGGCTGCATCGGCTGGGCCGGTCGTGAGTATCTGAAAGCAACCCGCGGCAAGACTGCTGCCCAGTACGAAATTTTCATCGATCGCAGCATTGCGTTCAAGAGCCTTCTGGCTGCCGCTACCTGGCCGCTCGCTGCCTTCGGTGAATTCACCAGCGGAAAGCTGCTCGAAGACGACAGCAAGGTGACTGTTTCACCGCGCTGA
- a CDS encoding NFACT family protein yields the protein MPRPVLQVIASPSLQPMDLTTLRAVLWDLRPKLVPSRFEKAQQPDPATIQLGCRSLKGMVWLELSWQAEAPRLVEVNPPPRSGSGSTFAQQLQHSLRQLALVELHQSGFERVVEFRFAQRPGEPIQRVLVLELMGRHSNLLLLDEERNIIALGRQVRDHQSRVRPLSTGDSYSQPPMLQGLAPDRTEVFERWKERLSLVPTPLRKAFQQTYQGISPALAGQLAGDHLNTPVDSLVASQWAHLFERWSLWLEQLESEQFALVVENDGRYRVWGATTTEVHPQLALALTLGSLHQQCQEQRALARVNHDLRQRLERWRSKEQAAQEDQRQRLNATEGHGALQSQADALLCLGNPSRDQIDEAQSLYRRAKKLRRSRPILEQRLKHHQRRLELINESETFIEDQLSATWQDCPARLSALNDLREELDELLQPKERRRNTRHQHQRNQPMPLELTTPGGLKVQVGRNHRQNDWISLRQARSGDLWFHAQECPGSHVVLKSSNGLAEESDLAMATDLAAYFSRARGNTRVAVVMVPTDQLQRIPGAGPGTVRHGQAEIRWGDPQGAEERLLTPSLSPHSG from the coding sequence ATGCCCCGCCCGGTGCTCCAGGTGATCGCCTCCCCCAGCCTGCAGCCAATGGATCTCACCACGCTTCGCGCGGTGCTCTGGGATCTGCGTCCAAAGCTGGTACCAAGCCGTTTCGAAAAGGCCCAACAACCGGACCCGGCAACGATTCAACTGGGATGCCGCAGCCTCAAGGGGATGGTGTGGCTGGAACTGAGTTGGCAAGCAGAAGCACCTCGGCTGGTGGAGGTCAACCCTCCCCCGCGCAGCGGCAGCGGCAGCACCTTCGCGCAACAGTTGCAACACAGCCTCCGCCAGCTGGCTCTTGTAGAGCTTCACCAGAGCGGCTTTGAACGGGTGGTGGAATTCCGGTTTGCCCAACGCCCTGGGGAACCGATCCAGCGGGTGCTCGTGCTGGAGCTGATGGGACGGCACAGCAACCTGCTGCTCCTCGATGAGGAACGCAACATCATTGCTCTAGGCCGCCAGGTCCGGGACCATCAGTCCCGCGTGCGCCCTCTCTCCACCGGTGATTCCTACAGCCAACCCCCAATGCTTCAGGGGTTGGCACCGGATCGAACGGAGGTCTTTGAACGCTGGAAGGAGCGGCTCTCTCTCGTCCCGACCCCCCTGCGCAAGGCCTTTCAGCAGACCTATCAGGGGATCAGCCCAGCCCTTGCTGGACAGCTCGCCGGAGACCACTTGAACACCCCGGTGGACAGCCTGGTTGCCAGCCAGTGGGCCCACCTCTTTGAGCGTTGGTCTCTCTGGTTGGAGCAGCTCGAGAGCGAACAGTTCGCCCTTGTGGTGGAGAACGACGGTCGTTACAGGGTCTGGGGAGCTACCACTACCGAAGTGCATCCACAACTCGCTCTGGCTCTCACGCTGGGATCCCTGCACCAGCAATGCCAAGAGCAACGTGCCCTGGCACGGGTCAACCATGACCTGCGTCAACGCCTAGAGCGTTGGCGCAGCAAAGAACAGGCCGCCCAGGAGGACCAACGCCAGCGCCTGAACGCCACCGAAGGGCACGGAGCCCTTCAAAGCCAGGCGGACGCTCTCCTTTGCCTCGGCAACCCAAGCCGCGACCAGATCGATGAAGCCCAGTCGCTCTATCGCCGGGCCAAAAAACTACGGAGATCACGCCCGATCCTTGAGCAGCGGCTGAAGCACCATCAGCGACGTCTTGAGCTGATCAACGAGAGTGAAACCTTCATCGAGGATCAACTGAGCGCAACCTGGCAGGACTGCCCAGCACGCCTCTCCGCCCTGAATGATCTGCGGGAGGAACTCGATGAGCTGCTGCAGCCCAAGGAACGCCGTCGCAACACAAGACACCAGCATCAACGGAACCAGCCCATGCCGCTGGAACTGACCACTCCGGGAGGCCTCAAGGTTCAGGTGGGGCGGAACCACCGGCAGAACGACTGGATCTCGCTGCGCCAGGCCCGCAGTGGTGACCTCTGGTTTCACGCCCAGGAATGCCCAGGGAGTCATGTGGTGTTGAAGAGCTCCAATGGGCTGGCCGAGGAATCAGACCTGGCAATGGCAACAGATCTGGCGGCCTATTTCAGTCGCGCTCGGGGCAACACGCGGGTGGCGGTGGTGATGGTGCCCACCGATCAGCTGCAGCGAATTCCCGGTGCCGGACCAGGCACCGTGCGTCATGGACAGGCTGAAATCCGCTGGGGGGATCCCCAGGGCGCGGAAGAACGGCTGCTTACACCTAGCCTGAGCCCACATTCGGGCTGA
- the lgt gene encoding prolipoprotein diacylglyceryl transferase, which yields MALEALFPLATFQSPGEFLPHTENWFLPLRWYGLLIATAVLIGLNLSSRLAKLRKLENGLISDLLPVLVLFAVIGARIYYVAFEWHNYASNPLKALAIWEGGIAIHGALLAGTITLILFCRWRRQPFWDVLDVLVPSVALGQAIGRWGNFFNSEAFGVPTDLPWKLFIPTQSRPVIYSTSEFFHPTFLYESIWNMLLFGLLVLLFRHGLKAPGILPSGAMSCVYLVGYSLGRVWIEGLRIDPLCIGSLPPACEGGIRIAQLMSFTLVALGMIGLWWLYGRKRPLPDPSGQRS from the coding sequence ATGGCTCTTGAAGCCCTGTTTCCCCTGGCGACCTTCCAGTCGCCAGGGGAATTTTTGCCTCATACCGAAAACTGGTTCCTTCCCCTGCGTTGGTACGGGCTGCTGATTGCAACCGCCGTGCTGATCGGCCTGAACCTCTCCAGCCGCCTGGCCAAACTTCGAAAGCTGGAAAACGGCCTAATCAGCGATCTGCTGCCCGTGCTCGTGCTGTTTGCCGTCATCGGAGCACGGATCTACTACGTGGCCTTCGAGTGGCACAACTACGCCTCAAACCCGCTCAAAGCCCTGGCCATCTGGGAGGGAGGGATTGCTATCCACGGTGCTTTGTTGGCGGGAACAATCACCCTGATCCTGTTCTGCCGCTGGCGTCGGCAACCCTTCTGGGATGTGCTGGACGTTCTGGTTCCTTCCGTGGCCTTGGGACAGGCCATCGGTCGCTGGGGGAATTTCTTCAATTCAGAGGCCTTTGGGGTTCCAACTGATCTGCCGTGGAAACTGTTCATTCCGACACAGAGCCGCCCGGTGATCTACAGCACGTCGGAGTTTTTCCACCCGACCTTTCTCTATGAATCGATTTGGAACATGCTGCTCTTCGGACTGCTGGTGCTGCTCTTTCGCCACGGACTGAAAGCTCCTGGGATCCTCCCATCGGGTGCCATGAGTTGCGTTTATTTGGTGGGGTACAGCCTCGGCCGCGTCTGGATCGAAGGTCTGCGCATTGATCCTCTCTGCATCGGTTCGCTTCCACCGGCTTGCGAAGGGGGAATCCGCATCGCGCAATTGATGAGTTTCACCTTGGTCGCGCTGGGCATGATCGGGCTTTGGTGGCTATACGGACGAAAGCGACCCTTGCCTGATCCATCAGGCCAACGCAGTTGA
- the tatC gene encoding twin-arginine translocase subunit TatC: MPLVDHLEELRQRVLRSLLAVVIAALTCLLGVKPLVRLLEAPASGIHFLQLAPGEFLFVSLKVAGYAGLTLALPYVLFQILAFVLPGLTIRERRLIAPAVAGSAVLFMVGLAFAWWALVPAALRFLVSYGADVVEPLWSIERYLDFVLLLMLATGLSFQLPVLQLLLGALGLVRWRPMLGAWRWVVLGSALAGAVLTPSTDPITMLLLAGAITALFLIGVGLVALTESFRPETP, encoded by the coding sequence ATGCCTCTGGTGGATCACCTTGAGGAACTGCGTCAACGGGTTCTGCGCAGCTTGCTGGCCGTTGTCATTGCAGCGCTGACCTGTCTGCTGGGGGTCAAACCGCTGGTGCGCTTGCTGGAAGCGCCAGCCAGCGGCATCCATTTTCTTCAACTTGCGCCGGGCGAGTTTTTATTTGTCTCGCTGAAGGTTGCCGGCTACGCCGGACTCACCCTGGCCCTGCCCTATGTGCTGTTTCAGATCCTGGCATTCGTGCTGCCGGGCCTGACGATCCGCGAACGACGCTTGATTGCACCTGCCGTCGCCGGCTCCGCGGTTCTATTCATGGTTGGCCTGGCCTTTGCCTGGTGGGCCCTGGTGCCGGCCGCCCTGCGTTTTCTGGTGAGCTACGGCGCCGATGTGGTGGAGCCACTTTGGTCAATCGAGCGTTATCTGGATTTTGTTCTTCTGCTGATGTTGGCCACCGGGCTGTCGTTTCAGCTCCCTGTGTTGCAGCTGCTCCTCGGGGCTCTGGGGCTGGTGCGATGGAGGCCGATGCTTGGAGCCTGGCGCTGGGTTGTGCTGGGTTCAGCCCTAGCTGGAGCCGTGCTGACGCCATCCACCGATCCCATCACGATGCTGCTGCTAGCTGGAGCCATCACGGCACTGTTTCTAATTGGCGTCGGCCTGGTGGCTCTGACCGAATCGTTCAGACCAGAAACTCCTTGA
- the cobM gene encoding precorrin-4 C(11)-methyltransferase, with amino-acid sequence MSQVVSFVGAGPGAPDLLTLRAAERLNKAEVLIWTDSLVCPAIADMAPADCERIRTSTTTLEDLIPLLIDRHRKGKRVVRLHDGDTALYSAINEQICALNDVEIPVEVIPGVSAYQAAAAGLASELTLPGVVQTIVLSRAGGRTGVPEREQLDRLAALRASLCIYLSARHVEKVQATLLEHYPADTPVAIGHRVSWPDQMLTVVPLKEMAAISRERNLIRTTLYVVSPALAGGPQRSRLYSPDHDHLFRPKAQ; translated from the coding sequence TTGAGTCAAGTTGTCAGTTTCGTCGGTGCAGGCCCTGGTGCTCCAGACCTGCTCACCCTTCGTGCAGCTGAACGTCTGAACAAGGCTGAAGTGCTGATCTGGACGGATTCCCTGGTCTGTCCAGCCATCGCAGATATGGCTCCGGCTGATTGCGAACGGATCCGCACCAGCACGACCACGCTCGAAGACCTGATCCCGTTGCTGATCGATCGACACCGCAAGGGCAAGCGAGTGGTACGACTCCACGACGGAGACACGGCCCTTTACAGCGCCATCAACGAGCAGATCTGCGCCTTAAATGACGTCGAAATACCCGTCGAAGTGATCCCCGGGGTCAGCGCTTACCAAGCGGCAGCCGCCGGACTCGCTAGCGAACTCACCCTTCCAGGCGTGGTGCAGACCATTGTTCTCAGTCGCGCTGGAGGTCGCACCGGCGTGCCGGAACGGGAACAGCTGGATCGGCTGGCCGCCCTGCGCGCCAGCCTTTGCATCTATTTGAGTGCACGACACGTTGAAAAGGTGCAAGCCACCCTTCTGGAGCACTACCCTGCCGACACGCCAGTAGCCATAGGACATCGAGTGAGCTGGCCCGATCAGATGCTCACAGTGGTTCCTCTCAAGGAGATGGCTGCGATAAGTCGGGAACGCAATCTGATTCGCACAACGCTCTACGTGGTGAGTCCGGCTCTCGCCGGTGGTCCTCAGCGTTCACGTCTTTACTCGCCTGACCACGACCACCTGTTCCGTCCAAAAGCCCAATAG
- a CDS encoding DUF3067 family protein has translation MLEIATAVPEPPLSVDEVIACLRQRWRATYDLQLVVRRRRLYLQVMWAYLEQQSFPMDLEAYRQHLGEVLDVVNRLGLAGEVRQWLGSTRDKPRLGKALSLPLEATGPEAETLIKEFLV, from the coding sequence GTGCTTGAGATCGCCACTGCCGTGCCCGAGCCGCCGCTCAGCGTCGACGAGGTGATTGCCTGTCTACGCCAGCGCTGGCGGGCGACTTACGACCTTCAGCTGGTGGTTCGACGCCGTCGTTTGTACCTCCAGGTGATGTGGGCCTATCTCGAGCAACAGTCGTTTCCGATGGACCTTGAGGCCTATCGACAGCATCTCGGTGAGGTGCTGGATGTTGTGAATCGTCTTGGTTTGGCGGGTGAGGTGCGCCAATGGCTCGGTTCCACCCGTGACAAACCGCGTCTGGGTAAGGCGTTGAGTCTTCCGCTGGAGGCGACGGGGCCGGAGGCGGAAACGCTGATCAAGGAGTTTCTGGTCTGA
- the gmk gene encoding guanylate kinase, with amino-acid sequence MSTSGKLTLITGPSGVGKGTLVNQLLERHPQIWLSVSATTRSPRQGEQDGINYFFHSRAGFEALVEQEGFLEWAEFAGNCYGTPRGPVEEQMTAGRPVLLEIELEGARQVRRSFPDGFQIFLAPPSFEELECRIRGRGTDLEEAIQRRLTRAREELKAQHEFDAVVINDDLESALNQVEMLMGLG; translated from the coding sequence ATGTCCACCAGTGGAAAGCTCACCTTGATCACCGGCCCCAGTGGAGTCGGCAAGGGAACCCTGGTGAACCAGCTGCTGGAGCGCCATCCCCAGATCTGGCTGTCGGTGTCAGCCACCACCCGTTCTCCGCGTCAGGGGGAGCAGGACGGCATCAACTACTTCTTCCACAGCCGTGCGGGGTTTGAGGCCTTGGTGGAGCAGGAAGGTTTTCTCGAGTGGGCGGAATTCGCGGGAAATTGCTATGGCACACCCCGAGGTCCTGTGGAGGAACAAATGACGGCGGGGCGCCCCGTGCTTTTGGAGATTGAGTTGGAAGGTGCCCGCCAGGTGCGTCGCAGTTTCCCGGATGGCTTTCAGATTTTTCTGGCTCCCCCCAGCTTTGAGGAATTGGAGTGCCGGATCCGCGGTCGCGGCACCGATTTGGAGGAGGCCATTCAGCGCCGCTTGACTCGCGCTCGAGAGGAACTCAAGGCTCAACATGAATTCGACGCCGTCGTGATCAACGACGATCTCGAATCAGCGTTGAACCAGGTGGAGATGCTGATGGGGCTGGGATAA
- a CDS encoding 4-hydroxybenzoate polyprenyltransferase → MISSSARLQPWIELLRWNKPTGRLILLIPAGWALWLNPTAPPSVVLILQILLGGMAVSGAGCIANDLWDQRFDGRVERTKRRPLARGALQRGPAFALLLTFLGLSLAVVLSLQADSLRLCLALACTAVLPILGYPSAKRWFAFPQVILALCWGFAVLIPWAAATASLSWSPALVCSWLATLVWTFGFDTVYAMADRRDDASLGLRSSALSLGSRVVPVVRGCYLATAITLAIAAWSAQIPAPFWPLWLLATVFMQLSCNPLNKQDASMGTYGKHFAQQVQAGTLLWLGLVLARGWGT, encoded by the coding sequence GTGATCAGCAGCTCTGCACGTCTTCAGCCCTGGATCGAACTGCTCCGCTGGAACAAACCCACCGGCCGGCTGATTCTGCTGATCCCAGCAGGCTGGGCCCTCTGGCTGAATCCAACCGCTCCTCCAAGTGTTGTTCTGATCCTGCAGATCCTGCTGGGGGGCATGGCAGTAAGCGGTGCGGGCTGCATCGCCAATGACCTGTGGGACCAGCGGTTCGACGGCAGGGTGGAACGCACAAAACGTCGTCCTCTGGCCAGGGGTGCGCTGCAGAGAGGACCAGCCTTCGCTTTGCTGCTGACCTTCCTTGGCCTCAGCCTGGCTGTCGTGCTGAGTCTTCAGGCCGACAGCCTAAGACTCTGTTTAGCGTTGGCCTGCACGGCCGTACTGCCGATCCTTGGATATCCATCAGCGAAGCGGTGGTTCGCCTTCCCCCAGGTGATCTTGGCGCTGTGCTGGGGCTTCGCGGTGCTGATCCCCTGGGCCGCTGCAACGGCCTCCTTGAGCTGGAGTCCTGCCCTGGTGTGCAGTTGGCTGGCAACCTTGGTCTGGACCTTTGGTTTCGACACGGTCTATGCCATGGCCGATCGACGTGACGATGCCAGCCTCGGCCTGCGCAGCAGCGCATTGAGCCTCGGATCCCGCGTGGTGCCTGTGGTGCGTGGCTGCTACCTCGCGACAGCCATCACCCTTGCCATTGCGGCCTGGTCGGCTCAGATCCCAGCACCGTTTTGGCCTCTCTGGTTGCTTGCCACAGTCTTCATGCAACTCAGCTGCAATCCCTTAAACAAGCAAGATGCCTCCATGGGCACCTACGGGAAGCACTTTGCCCAGCAAGTGCAGGCGGGGACGCTGCTCTGGCTCGGCCTGGTTCTGGCCAGGGGATGGGGAACCTGA
- the petA gene encoding cytochrome f gives MRRHLSLLLGSLVVGLALLIAPAASWAYPFWAQQNYDSPREATGKIVCANCHLAKKLTQAEVPQSVLPDSVFTASVKVPYEKGLQEIGADGNDVGMQVGAVVMLPDGFTLAPQDRWSDEIKEETEGVYFTQYSDDQPNILLVGPIPGDEHQEIVFPVLSPDPATDSNIHFGKYQIHVGGNRGRGQVYPTGEKSNNTVYTAPASGTIASIEPGENGASVVSIKAADGNSVSETIPVGPEVLVSVGDSIEAGAALTNDPNVGGFGQVDAEIVLQNPVRIYGLLAFFAAVALAQIMLVLKKRQIEKVQAAEGV, from the coding sequence ATGCGTCGTCACCTCTCTCTTCTCCTTGGATCGCTAGTCGTCGGACTGGCTCTGCTGATTGCCCCGGCTGCCAGCTGGGCCTATCCCTTCTGGGCTCAACAGAACTACGACAGCCCCCGGGAAGCCACCGGCAAGATTGTTTGTGCGAACTGCCACCTGGCCAAAAAGCTGACCCAAGCTGAAGTTCCCCAATCGGTACTCCCCGACAGCGTCTTCACCGCCAGCGTCAAGGTTCCCTACGAAAAGGGTCTTCAGGAGATCGGTGCTGACGGCAACGACGTGGGCATGCAGGTGGGAGCTGTTGTGATGCTTCCCGATGGCTTCACCCTGGCTCCTCAGGACCGCTGGAGCGATGAGATCAAGGAAGAGACGGAAGGCGTTTACTTCACCCAGTACAGCGACGACCAGCCAAACATCCTGCTGGTGGGACCGATTCCTGGTGACGAGCACCAAGAGATCGTCTTCCCTGTTCTGTCCCCTGATCCCGCCACCGACAGCAACATCCACTTCGGCAAGTACCAGATCCACGTGGGTGGTAACCGCGGCCGTGGCCAGGTGTATCCCACCGGTGAGAAGAGCAACAACACCGTCTACACGGCTCCGGCCAGCGGCACCATTGCCTCCATCGAGCCCGGTGAAAACGGCGCCAGCGTGGTCAGCATCAAGGCTGCTGATGGCAACAGCGTCAGTGAGACCATCCCTGTTGGTCCTGAAGTTCTGGTCAGTGTTGGTGACAGCATTGAAGCCGGTGCCGCACTGACCAACGACCCCAACGTCGGTGGCTTCGGCCAGGTGGACGCGGAAATTGTTCTGCAGAACCCCGTTCGGATCTATGGCTTGCTCGCCTTCTTCGCTGCCGTGGCTCTTGCTCAGATCATGTTGGTGCTGAAGAAGAGGCAGATCGAAAAAGTTCAGGCAGCTGAGGGCGTCTGA
- a CDS encoding RodZ family helix-turn-helix domain-containing protein: MNERSLVDDQGKAKGLGEAGRQLAEARAAAGLSQNQLASQMHMGEEQLAALERGDQAELPEPVFIKAMVRRLSSHLGLDADAMVQTLGPLTTNQPKRTPHGATTRGITPQKQRTVHPLPLVALAGLAGLGFVVWSNASELTRFAQGLRPTKQSLEPRGADLELAEVVKEPDVLIVPAPSTEDLGLTISSSEPSWIALRREGIVEFEGLLNGERKIDNPDLVEIYAGRPDLVQLSSPDAETRTLGAVNDIRWIPLNPER, translated from the coding sequence ATGAACGAGCGGAGTCTTGTGGACGACCAAGGCAAAGCCAAAGGCCTGGGTGAAGCAGGGCGACAGTTGGCCGAAGCACGGGCTGCAGCGGGCCTGAGCCAAAATCAGCTCGCCAGCCAGATGCACATGGGCGAGGAGCAACTCGCAGCACTGGAACGCGGCGATCAAGCCGAACTTCCTGAACCCGTGTTCATCAAGGCCATGGTGCGCCGACTCAGCTCCCATCTGGGTTTGGATGCTGACGCCATGGTTCAGACCCTCGGTCCCCTCACGACCAACCAGCCCAAACGGACGCCTCACGGGGCAACAACGCGGGGCATCACCCCTCAGAAACAAAGAACAGTCCATCCGCTTCCCCTTGTGGCCTTAGCAGGGCTCGCTGGGCTTGGGTTTGTTGTGTGGAGCAACGCCTCCGAGTTGACGCGTTTCGCCCAAGGGTTGAGGCCTACCAAGCAAAGCCTTGAGCCAAGGGGGGCGGATCTCGAGTTAGCCGAGGTTGTAAAAGAGCCCGATGTCCTCATCGTTCCAGCTCCATCCACCGAAGACCTCGGACTCACGATCAGCAGCAGCGAACCCAGCTGGATCGCCTTGCGGCGTGAGGGAATTGTGGAATTCGAAGGGCTCCTGAACGGTGAGCGAAAGATTGACAATCCCGATCTTGTGGAGATCTACGCCGGCCGGCCTGATCTGGTCCAGCTGAGTTCCCCCGACGCAGAGACACGAACACTTGGTGCTGTGAACGACATCCGCTGGATCCCTCTCAACCCTGAACGCTGA
- the petC gene encoding cytochrome b6-f complex iron-sulfur subunit — MTQLSSSDVPGMGRRQFMNLLTFGSVTGVALGALYPVANYFIPPKAAGSGGGTSAKDELGNPITASGWLSSHPEGDRSLVQGLKGDPTYLIVEGEDAIGSYGINAICTHLGCVVPWNSGANKFMCPCHGSQYDATGKVVRGPAPLSLALANVSVENDNVFMSQWTETDFRTGDKPWWA, encoded by the coding sequence ATGACACAACTCTCCTCGAGCGATGTGCCCGGAATGGGTCGTCGGCAGTTCATGAATCTGCTGACGTTCGGCTCCGTCACTGGTGTGGCCTTGGGAGCCCTCTACCCGGTGGCGAATTACTTCATCCCCCCCAAGGCCGCTGGCAGCGGCGGTGGCACCAGCGCCAAGGATGAGCTGGGCAACCCGATCACAGCCAGCGGTTGGCTCTCCAGCCACCCCGAGGGCGATCGCAGCCTGGTGCAGGGCCTCAAGGGTGATCCCACCTATCTGATCGTTGAAGGCGAAGACGCCATTGGCAGCTACGGCATCAACGCCATCTGCACCCACCTCGGCTGCGTCGTTCCCTGGAACAGCGGTGCCAACAAGTTCATGTGCCCTTGCCATGGCAGTCAGTACGACGCCACCGGCAAGGTGGTCCGAGGCCCTGCTCCTCTCTCCCTGGCCCTAGCCAACGTCAGCGTGGAGAACGACAACGTGTTCATGAGCCAGTGGACCGAGACCGACTTCCGAACTGGTGATAAGCCCTGGTGGGCCTGA